From a region of the Arachis ipaensis cultivar K30076 chromosome B09, Araip1.1, whole genome shotgun sequence genome:
- the LOC107615393 gene encoding fructose-bisphosphate aldolase 3, chloroplastic-like has translation MDIICVSLQDNGLDPIVESEILLDGDHPIERTLEVAEKVWSEVFFYLAQNNVIFEGILLKPSMVTPGAEHKETTSPETIAKYTLTMLRRRVPPAVPRIMFLSGGQSEVEATLNLNAMNQSPNPWHISFSYARALQNTVLKTWQRRPENVEAAQKSLG, from the exons ATGGACATCATTTGTGTTTCTTTGCAGGACAATGGCCTTGATCCAATTGTAGAGTCAGAAATTCTTCTAGACGGTGATCACCCGATTGAGAGAACATTAGAAGTGGCAGAGAAGGTTTGGTCAGAAGTCTTCTTTTATTTGGCTCAAAACAATGTCATTTTTGAGGGAATTTTGCTCAAACCTAGCATGGTTACACCTGGGGCCGAGCACAAGGAAACGACTTCTCCAGAAACCATTGCCAAATATACACTTACCATGCTGAGAAGAAGAGTTCCTCCTGCAGTCCCTAGAATCATG TTCTTGTCTGGTGGACAATCCGAAGTGGAAGCAACACTGAACCTTAATGCAATGAACCAAAGTCCCAACCCATGGCACATTTCATTTTCATATGCACGAGCTCTGCAGAACACTGTGCTCAAGACATGGCAAAGACGCCCCGAGAATGTGGAAGCGGCTCAAAAGTCTCTTGGATGA